One stretch of Natronobacterium gregoryi SP2 DNA includes these proteins:
- a CDS encoding transcription initiation factor IIB family protein, with the protein MPARYSDRSVLFYVGTEIERMGESLDATEETMIDGIRLCGDVRRAGYDYDSIDSVAGACFYLACTRQDEPISLPDIADHARKSRKNIQHLSAKLMSELDIQPTPVEPDTYLDDGIEEFGFTEDQAAECFELLERGKERNRHSGFAPTTVAGAILYAVAQKHGLDIRQRDVADFVNKTPVSIRKSYKSFLELADDVPVDVLPPQTIDEAIATVQTAFSEHPAVYADDARNIASDADVGDNASLAGVAGGAYLSVAQTHGEGLTASDVSPVLGVGSQTIAKYNKRFDYEG; encoded by the coding sequence ATGCCAGCGCGGTACTCGGATCGATCGGTTTTGTTCTATGTGGGGACCGAAATCGAGCGGATGGGTGAGTCCCTTGACGCCACGGAGGAGACGATGATTGATGGGATTCGGCTATGTGGGGACGTTCGCCGAGCGGGGTATGATTACGATTCTATCGACAGTGTCGCCGGTGCTTGTTTCTACCTCGCGTGTACTCGCCAAGATGAACCGATTTCGCTGCCAGACATTGCTGATCATGCTCGGAAGTCGCGGAAAAACATCCAACATTTGAGTGCGAAGCTAATGTCGGAGTTGGATATTCAGCCGACTCCAGTTGAACCCGACACCTATCTTGATGACGGGATCGAAGAATTCGGTTTCACTGAAGATCAGGCAGCGGAGTGTTTTGAGTTGCTCGAACGGGGGAAAGAACGGAATCGTCACAGTGGATTCGCTCCGACGACGGTTGCCGGTGCGATCCTCTATGCTGTCGCTCAGAAACACGGGCTTGATATTCGTCAGCGAGATGTCGCAGACTTCGTGAATAAGACCCCTGTCTCTATCCGAAAGAGCTACAAATCGTTCTTAGAGCTCGCAGACGATGTTCCAGTGGACGTACTTCCGCCTCAAACAATTGACGAGGCGATTGCGACTGTTCAGACAGCGTTTTCCGAGCATCCAGCCGTGTATGCCGATGACGCTCGGAACATTGCGTCCGATGCTGATGTCGGAGACAATGCCAGCCTTGCTGGGGTCGCTGGAGGTGCATACTTGAGTGTCGCCCAAACGCACGGAGAAGGGCTGACAGCCAGTGATGTCAGCCCTGTACTTGGCGTTGGAAGCCAGACGATTGCAAAATACAACAAGAGGTTCGACTATGAGGGTTGA
- a CDS encoding HNH endonuclease — MTDSESRSHDDASTESTKKSAAEKNGHCECHETVDPETREDVLAKYKHRCQSCGRCGPEKGGLATLHVHHIERDPDGMDEHDMENLSLLCRACHSWLHQQSTPDDSPVEITDEDRSVLLPQDIEILRFLAANGPLRTGEIASGLPLELSVSAVRERLWVLMGLDNRVESRDQQLVDKDVETGEWGLTEQIENSARGHIPDDQQLLLQRMEDEQVRQALERGCDRSAVTDVLGISRRTTFNKVKRAYAYDFPLDAFSRGGRPSEETGPDQNATADETPADESDEQQRLDAVAEGEDESLGRTETWGTPKSESTVQSADVNEQRTDRVASDGSGGNELREHLRRAIDALQEVDEAL, encoded by the coding sequence ATGACAGACTCGGAGTCACGATCTCACGACGACGCAAGTACCGAATCGACGAAGAAGAGTGCAGCCGAGAAGAATGGGCACTGTGAGTGTCACGAGACGGTAGATCCGGAGACACGCGAAGACGTGCTGGCGAAGTACAAGCATCGCTGCCAGTCATGCGGCCGGTGCGGGCCTGAGAAAGGCGGGCTAGCGACGCTGCACGTACATCACATCGAGAGAGATCCGGACGGGATGGACGAGCACGACATGGAGAACCTCTCCCTGCTGTGCCGAGCGTGTCACAGCTGGCTGCACCAGCAGTCCACACCGGATGACTCGCCGGTCGAGATCACGGACGAAGACCGAAGCGTGTTGTTGCCACAGGACATCGAGATCCTGCGGTTCCTCGCGGCGAACGGGCCGCTGCGAACCGGGGAGATCGCGTCCGGACTGCCGTTGGAGTTGTCCGTGTCGGCGGTTCGTGAACGGTTGTGGGTGCTGATGGGGCTCGATAACCGCGTCGAATCGCGCGACCAGCAACTCGTCGATAAAGACGTCGAAACCGGAGAGTGGGGGTTGACCGAGCAAATCGAGAATTCGGCGCGCGGCCACATCCCGGACGACCAGCAACTGTTGCTGCAACGCATGGAAGACGAGCAAGTCAGGCAGGCGTTGGAACGCGGCTGTGACCGGAGTGCCGTAACGGACGTCCTCGGAATCTCACGGCGCACAACGTTCAATAAGGTGAAACGAGCGTACGCGTACGACTTCCCGCTGGACGCGTTCAGCCGTGGTGGCCGACCGTCAGAAGAAACGGGACCGGATCAGAACGCAACTGCAGATGAGACACCGGCGGATGAGAGTGACGAACAGCAACGGCTCGATGCAGTTGCTGAGGGAGAAGACGAGTCGCTGGGTCGGACCGAAACGTGGGGGACACCCAAGTCAGAGTCTACGGTACAGTCCGCCGATGTGAACGAGCAGCGTACAGACCGCGTAGCAAGTGATGGCAGTGGCGGCAACGAGCTACGAGAGCATCTCCGTCGAGCAATCGACGCGTTACAGGAGGTGGATGAAGCACTGTAG
- a CDS encoding HEAT repeat domain-containing protein: protein MYVLAFDRDWTVDVNPHPSREAVPIEWVRYWAYETEHEVWAIGNQDLVDEADIPGTVESIRRRDGDIDALGDRNEFGNYEWWPEREARLRILAELFPDADEYVVVDDLDLSHVDGWDHYHAWDFVELVRDGKIELSIPSSDDLVPDGGFESADEVRDILADGYVFEFTYRTEEETKTHLVTHFEPERPSMKPLKGPPAFWFETVGNEEKFSVRLPDIESVHPVPYERLADPFLGAAFAAVRSQLEEDAETVDGETLREMLSDSVSNPARVEQREALRLAMSTLQHREAERELAIEAVFEVIADEPSTLDRKALRTVWESTKDEPAVLEEYVPELASYASQESPCQPAATRCLMEIAEANPGSVLEAVPAVETAVTSGSGMTQSYAVYTFSSVAEEYPEEVFPAVPALITALQSDDDTTQTNALAALGKIASNYPDAAEPIVDELVVLLDAEAKSVRNNAVGLLGDLAQEHPDIVIEHADRIAARLEDNNVQARVNASLALLQAGEADPSAIRAQQDQLESALEDPSPEVRANACSLIGNANVPVPIEELKELEANDMNDTVRERAAWTITRVN, encoded by the coding sequence ATGTACGTGCTTGCGTTCGACCGGGACTGGACAGTTGACGTAAATCCGCACCCAAGTCGAGAAGCGGTGCCGATCGAGTGGGTTCGGTACTGGGCATACGAGACCGAGCACGAGGTCTGGGCGATCGGGAACCAGGATCTCGTCGATGAAGCCGATATTCCGGGAACGGTCGAATCTATACGGCGGCGTGATGGGGATATCGATGCGCTAGGTGACCGGAATGAGTTCGGGAACTACGAGTGGTGGCCGGAGCGAGAAGCGCGGCTTCGAATACTCGCTGAGTTGTTTCCCGATGCAGACGAGTACGTTGTCGTCGATGATCTCGATTTGAGTCACGTTGATGGATGGGATCATTACCACGCATGGGACTTCGTCGAACTCGTCCGAGACGGAAAGATCGAATTGTCGATCCCGTCCTCAGACGATCTGGTTCCTGACGGTGGGTTCGAATCAGCGGACGAGGTACGAGACATCTTAGCCGACGGGTACGTGTTTGAATTCACGTATCGGACGGAAGAGGAGACGAAAACGCATTTGGTCACGCATTTCGAGCCGGAGCGCCCGTCGATGAAGCCGTTGAAAGGCCCGCCGGCGTTCTGGTTCGAGACCGTTGGGAACGAGGAGAAGTTCTCTGTTCGACTCCCGGATATTGAGTCGGTTCATCCTGTACCGTATGAGCGCCTCGCTGATCCGTTCTTAGGGGCGGCGTTCGCTGCGGTTCGATCACAACTCGAAGAGGATGCTGAGACCGTAGACGGTGAGACGCTACGCGAAATGCTCAGCGATTCCGTGTCGAATCCGGCACGCGTGGAGCAGCGTGAGGCACTTCGGCTTGCGATGAGCACGCTGCAGCATCGAGAAGCTGAACGCGAACTGGCTATCGAAGCTGTGTTCGAGGTAATAGCTGATGAGCCCAGCACACTCGATCGGAAAGCGCTTCGAACCGTGTGGGAATCGACGAAGGATGAACCGGCGGTGTTGGAAGAGTATGTGCCTGAGTTGGCGAGTTATGCGAGCCAAGAATCACCGTGCCAGCCAGCTGCGACGCGCTGTTTGATGGAAATCGCTGAAGCGAATCCTGGCAGTGTACTCGAAGCAGTTCCAGCGGTGGAGACTGCTGTAACAAGTGGTTCTGGGATGACACAAAGTTACGCGGTGTACACGTTCTCCAGTGTTGCAGAAGAGTACCCTGAAGAAGTGTTCCCCGCGGTTCCTGCGTTGATCACGGCGTTGCAAAGCGACGACGATACGACGCAGACGAACGCGTTAGCAGCACTTGGAAAGATCGCGTCGAACTATCCGGATGCTGCTGAACCAATCGTAGACGAGTTAGTGGTGTTGCTGGATGCTGAGGCGAAGAGTGTTCGGAATAATGCAGTCGGATTGCTGGGTGATCTCGCGCAAGAACACCCTGACATCGTGATTGAACACGCTGATCGGATCGCTGCCCGACTGGAGGACAATAACGTTCAGGCGCGCGTGAACGCGTCACTTGCACTGCTTCAAGCAGGTGAGGCGGATCCGAGTGCGATCAGGGCGCAACAGGATCAGTTGGAGAGTGCGCTGGAGGATCCAAGCCCGGAAGTCCGAGCGAATGCGTGTTCGCTGATTGGAAACGCGAACGTACCGGTTCCAATTGAAGAACTCAAAGAGTTAGAAGCGAATGATATGAACGACACAGTCCGCGAGCGTGCAGCCTGGACGATTACGCGGGTAAACTAG
- a CDS encoding ADP-ribosylglycohydrolase family protein, producing MDSDRARGVLVGLACGDALGRPVEFDTASAISAEHGVLDEMVGYGTWNQPAGTITDDTEQALCIARSLIQQQEFDPTDIADRFVAWYESDPFDIGRMTLRALSRLDKGATWDEAGQQVWEDSPEGSNAGNGSVMRCLPLAIPYATEWERLVEVSRQSSQITHADPRCTYGCAILNLTVAGLLDDAGTPLQDALDYVAADAPDELTTALEPIAGGNSPGALEMSGYVVHSLQTALHDGLRAGSAEEAIVTAVNRGGDTDTIGAIAGAVAGARFGASRVPDRWLSAIDETDELESLADDLLEVA from the coding sequence ATGGATTCGGATCGTGCCCGCGGTGTTCTGGTAGGGTTAGCGTGTGGGGATGCACTTGGACGACCAGTTGAGTTCGACACCGCGTCTGCGATCTCCGCTGAGCACGGAGTACTCGACGAGATGGTCGGGTACGGAACGTGGAACCAGCCGGCTGGAACGATTACTGACGACACTGAGCAGGCGTTGTGTATTGCGCGGAGTCTCATCCAGCAACAGGAGTTCGACCCGACTGATATCGCGGATCGGTTCGTCGCGTGGTACGAGAGCGATCCGTTCGACATTGGCCGGATGACGCTACGTGCGCTTAGTCGCCTCGACAAAGGAGCGACGTGGGATGAGGCAGGGCAGCAGGTCTGGGAGGATAGCCCGGAGGGTTCAAACGCCGGGAACGGAAGTGTGATGCGGTGTCTGCCGCTCGCCATCCCGTACGCAACTGAGTGGGAGAGACTCGTGGAAGTGAGTCGCCAGTCTTCCCAGATTACGCATGCAGACCCTCGGTGTACGTACGGTTGCGCGATTCTCAACCTCACGGTAGCTGGGTTACTCGACGACGCTGGCACGCCGCTGCAGGACGCGCTCGATTACGTCGCGGCAGATGCACCGGACGAACTCACGACCGCACTCGAACCCATTGCCGGCGGGAACTCGCCAGGAGCGCTCGAAATGTCCGGGTACGTCGTTCATTCGCTGCAAACAGCACTTCACGACGGGCTGCGGGCTGGCAGTGCTGAGGAGGCGATTGTGACTGCGGTTAATCGCGGTGGGGACACTGATACGATCGGTGCGATCGCGGGTGCGGTTGCTGGTGCGCGGTTCGGTGCGTCACGAGTTCCGGACCGATGGCTGTCTGCTATTGATGAGACGGACGAACTTGAATCGTTGGCAGATGACCTCTTGGAGGTGGCGTGA
- a CDS encoding transposase codes for MSLDELPEKPRRVRALLLHDAWAMESYPRLVAHFEELEATAQKLGFSSIPDQSTFWRTHNALREDGYRESIQNAATRVVHAVARRGIIVPESAVTAHGLDVSVPIDEGEVAGETRRAAIRHWVDSLLDELLEPISFDRSKNLQHAVKAIIAAVAQGAYAHGLNSARPTASWHYETSEIPTAGQVSRLLRSVDTQEILRMFTDINRRFIQIASAHGFFDRDYNYALDTTWVKYEGKHVGEDGELKLIENPKQGDKGIGWLFAVLCVMDIDARFALGLNLVEDKSETTEQFRFLLRTAAREGGVNRVHIDREFYDGDAVRMCRAIAGRNWVIRAKRQGEAAELLAETPEGKSNSRRNINFADVTPGPNLYVYPVPEKFRDDAGHTHMAFLSDLDPDDTPAAEIFDTYSKRWSVETLLRQLKHDVGVETSSPYPKMRLFLLQIATLCYNIHTLMNRATSPKYALRLDVPYYEVLLAIVDVVYTRRGATELNR; via the coding sequence GTGAGCCTCGACGAACTTCCCGAGAAACCACGACGAGTGCGGGCTCTGTTACTGCACGATGCATGGGCGATGGAGTCGTACCCACGACTCGTGGCGCACTTTGAAGAGTTGGAAGCGACCGCCCAGAAGTTGGGTTTCAGTTCGATCCCGGATCAATCGACCTTTTGGCGAACTCATAACGCTCTCCGTGAGGACGGATACCGGGAGAGCATCCAAAACGCCGCTACTCGCGTAGTGCACGCGGTGGCTCGCCGTGGAATCATCGTTCCGGAAAGTGCTGTCACGGCTCACGGTCTCGATGTCTCTGTCCCCATCGACGAGGGAGAAGTAGCGGGGGAAACGCGACGAGCGGCGATTCGTCACTGGGTGGACTCACTCCTCGATGAATTGCTGGAGCCGATCTCCTTCGACCGGTCGAAGAATTTGCAGCATGCAGTGAAAGCAATAATCGCTGCTGTTGCGCAGGGTGCCTACGCACACGGACTCAACTCGGCGCGACCAACCGCGAGTTGGCACTACGAAACAAGTGAGATCCCGACTGCCGGGCAAGTTAGCCGCCTTCTGCGCAGCGTTGATACTCAAGAGATTCTCCGGATGTTCACCGACATCAACCGCCGGTTCATCCAGATCGCGTCCGCGCATGGGTTCTTCGACCGTGACTACAACTACGCACTCGACACGACGTGGGTCAAATACGAGGGGAAACACGTTGGCGAGGATGGGGAATTAAAACTGATTGAGAATCCGAAACAAGGGGACAAGGGGATTGGATGGCTGTTCGCGGTTCTCTGTGTGATGGATATTGATGCCAGGTTCGCGCTTGGACTCAACCTGGTAGAAGATAAGAGTGAGACCACCGAACAGTTCCGGTTCTTGCTCCGAACTGCCGCCCGGGAAGGCGGTGTCAACCGAGTACACATCGACCGAGAGTTCTACGATGGTGACGCCGTCAGGATGTGCCGGGCCATCGCCGGGCGGAACTGGGTCATTAGGGCGAAACGGCAAGGGGAAGCCGCTGAGTTGCTGGCGGAGACGCCTGAAGGTAAATCTAACAGTCGAAGGAACATCAACTTCGCTGACGTGACTCCTGGTCCGAACCTCTACGTCTACCCCGTCCCCGAAAAATTCAGAGACGATGCCGGTCACACGCACATGGCGTTTCTCTCCGATCTTGACCCTGACGACACGCCCGCCGCCGAAATTTTCGACACATACTCCAAACGATGGAGCGTCGAGACGTTACTCAGGCAACTGAAACACGATGTCGGTGTCGAAACGAGCTCACCGTACCCGAAGATGCGTCTGTTCCTCCTGCAGATCGCTACGCTCTGTTACAACATCCACACCTTGATGAATCGAGCCACGTCCCCCAAGTACGCGCTGCGGTTGGACGTCCCGTACTACGAGGTACTGCTCGCCATCGTCGACGTCGTCTACACGCGACGTGGCGCAACCGAACTAAATCGATAA
- a CDS encoding beta clamp domain-containing protein — MLTATILQDDFEAIVAPPTTLKSHELLRVEPDGIEIHATDKSREAIVEVSASEAAFNSYSAEPMETGINLSQVAQFLNIVGETDLIQIEINAEQSWITLTAGSLTYTFSLVGSNTVPIVFTPLDADQPAMATLPSRKLDVPIELADIAGSQIRLRVDSNPTTFSGTTNNMRDAFNFEFGAADVERVQGSAVGQPVSLDYFAPIQRVIPADTLMRWELGNREHVRLQYPIANGTGTVTATFAGIGV, encoded by the coding sequence ATGCTGACCGCGACAATCCTGCAGGACGACTTCGAAGCGATCGTCGCCCCACCGACGACATTGAAAAGCCACGAGCTGTTGCGTGTCGAACCAGACGGAATCGAAATACACGCCACGGATAAATCGAGGGAAGCAATCGTCGAGGTCTCAGCGTCCGAGGCAGCTTTCAACTCCTACTCTGCAGAGCCGATGGAAACCGGTATCAACCTCTCTCAGGTCGCTCAGTTTCTCAATATTGTCGGTGAGACCGATCTGATTCAGATCGAGATCAATGCTGAACAGAGTTGGATAACACTTACTGCAGGTTCACTCACGTACACGTTCTCGCTCGTCGGTTCCAATACTGTCCCGATCGTATTCACTCCACTCGACGCCGACCAGCCCGCGATGGCGACCCTCCCAAGCCGTAAACTGGACGTACCTATCGAGTTAGCAGACATCGCTGGCTCGCAGATCCGCCTGCGTGTCGATTCCAATCCGACTACCTTCTCAGGAACCACAAACAACATGCGGGATGCGTTTAACTTCGAATTCGGTGCGGCGGACGTCGAACGGGTACAGGGGTCTGCTGTCGGGCAACCAGTGTCACTCGATTACTTCGCGCCGATTCAGCGAGTGATTCCCGCCGACACGCTGATGCGATGGGAACTAGGAAACCGAGAACACGTACGACTTCAGTATCCGATCGCCAACGGAACAGGAACCGTGACTGCCACGTTCGCCGGGATTGGCGTTTAA
- a CDS encoding type I restriction enzyme HsdR N-terminal domain-containing protein: MDNEEGRDDEKILNEEVREYVEHAQSVIDESPQMDEANTKAAVLRDFLELLGWEIPTNTQLEYSVKVGTRSYKVDYALLFEGTPVAFFEAKGVDTSLSANHREQLATYMKNENVNWGILSNGTQYQFLQRQVVNSNVSVEPLAEYDLQQLPGQVPILRAFTCDAIKTGDSEKIANRISELKTARKTLEEQKEELSANLTEVLTDNVSEAIAPLAESQAKELIDSLVTDIESEIDTSRPVTSRSKSRSPSPSQDGTHESDPTSKSGDSTQNSTTEPWDISGQFVVKIADKDNKIAAVSGTNQNEAMIKTTNYLIEHHGLIDELTIPWIPGRTKAVLNDEPHWDDADPDYKEVSHDYYVDTKLGKSAKKRELRRMAGKVGLSVHFDGDW; the protein is encoded by the coding sequence ATGGATAACGAGGAGGGGCGGGATGATGAGAAAATCCTGAATGAGGAGGTGAGAGAGTACGTTGAGCATGCTCAATCGGTTATCGATGAGTCTCCGCAGATGGATGAAGCTAACACGAAGGCAGCTGTTTTACGCGACTTCTTGGAGCTACTCGGGTGGGAAATCCCGACAAACACGCAACTTGAGTACTCCGTCAAAGTCGGTACCCGGTCGTACAAGGTGGATTACGCGTTACTATTTGAAGGCACACCAGTCGCGTTTTTCGAGGCAAAAGGTGTTGACACAAGTCTAAGTGCAAATCACCGTGAGCAACTTGCAACCTACATGAAAAACGAGAACGTGAATTGGGGTATCCTCTCAAACGGAACGCAGTACCAGTTCCTTCAGCGGCAGGTGGTTAACTCAAATGTCAGCGTCGAACCCCTCGCAGAATACGATCTTCAACAGTTACCCGGACAAGTACCCATTCTGCGAGCGTTCACCTGTGACGCCATCAAGACCGGCGACTCAGAAAAGATAGCTAACCGTATCAGCGAACTCAAAACAGCCCGAAAAACCCTCGAAGAACAGAAAGAAGAACTCTCTGCAAATCTCACCGAAGTTTTAACTGACAATGTCTCCGAAGCGATCGCTCCTCTTGCAGAATCACAAGCGAAGGAACTGATAGATTCCCTTGTGACCGACATTGAGAGCGAAATAGACACCAGTAGACCAGTCACATCCCGCAGTAAATCCCGATCACCTTCCCCATCACAGGACGGAACACATGAATCAGACCCGACCTCGAAAAGTGGAGATTCAACGCAGAATTCAACCACTGAACCGTGGGACATATCCGGCCAGTTCGTCGTCAAGATCGCTGATAAGGACAACAAAATAGCAGCAGTTAGCGGCACTAACCAAAACGAAGCGATGATCAAAACGACGAACTACCTCATCGAGCACCACGGCCTGATCGACGAGCTCACGATCCCATGGATTCCGGGTCGAACAAAGGCAGTGCTCAATGACGAACCGCACTGGGACGACGCCGATCCAGACTATAAGGAAGTGAGTCACGATTATTACGTCGATACGAAACTCGGCAAATCTGCAAAAAAGCGAGAATTGAGACGTATGGCCGGCAAAGTTGGCCTGAGTGTCCACTTCGACGGCGATTGGTGA
- a CDS encoding HNH endonuclease: MEELQASTGRRWQTLVRHLTGKCSHDVAVEAPTVAKQEILERDRVTAEECAEFRRGVHNAASVMAYAATVDHDYQVVLAHVNGECSHGVDEPARNPNYRRQDISNEDCQAIRETYRSSPDTKVSEIAEEYDCSPTTIERHVTFRCSHPPRDTLVTDVEEVQDLLESGENADDGLSEISPEEVARLDSAKRADRQEPAQDLATPDPDRIETTRSRVVRNTELTHDMKRMYNHMCQICGSSRRGPNGDPYAEAHHIRPLGRPHDGPDEPENILVLCPNHHTDFDYGRLTVDPETYRVTHADEEGVDGTELTIADPHELSDDYLTYHNKVIGGE, translated from the coding sequence ATGGAGGAGTTACAAGCGTCGACAGGTCGTCGCTGGCAGACGCTGGTCCGACACCTCACCGGAAAGTGTTCGCACGATGTTGCTGTTGAAGCCCCGACAGTGGCGAAACAGGAGATTCTCGAACGTGACCGAGTAACGGCGGAAGAATGTGCTGAATTCCGTCGTGGTGTCCACAATGCAGCGAGTGTAATGGCCTACGCCGCTACTGTTGACCACGATTATCAAGTAGTGCTTGCTCACGTGAACGGCGAGTGTTCCCATGGGGTTGACGAACCGGCTCGTAACCCGAATTATCGACGGCAGGATATCTCAAACGAGGATTGTCAGGCAATCCGTGAAACATACCGGTCAAGTCCGGATACCAAAGTGAGCGAAATTGCAGAGGAATATGACTGTTCTCCAACAACAATTGAACGTCATGTTACCTTCAGGTGTTCACATCCACCCAGAGACACCTTGGTGACCGACGTGGAAGAGGTCCAGGATCTATTAGAGTCTGGAGAGAATGCTGATGATGGATTAAGCGAAATTAGTCCGGAAGAGGTTGCTCGATTGGATAGCGCCAAACGTGCTGACCGCCAGGAACCGGCTCAGGACTTGGCGACACCTGACCCGGACCGTATTGAAACGACACGGAGTCGTGTAGTTCGCAATACCGAATTGACACATGATATGAAGCGGATGTACAATCATATGTGCCAGATCTGTGGGTCCTCTCGGCGGGGGCCTAATGGGGATCCGTACGCCGAAGCGCACCACATTCGGCCGCTCGGTCGCCCACACGACGGACCCGATGAACCAGAGAATATCCTTGTTCTCTGTCCGAATCACCACACCGATTTCGACTACGGCCGACTCACTGTTGACCCAGAGACATACCGCGTGACTCATGCTGACGAGGAGGGTGTTGATGGCACTGAACTAACTATCGCAGACCCACACGAACTCAGTGACGACTATCTCACCTACCACAACAAGGTGATTGGGGGTGAGTAA